In a single window of the Melissococcus plutonius ATCC 35311 genome:
- the rpoZ gene encoding DNA-directed RNA polymerase subunit omega yields MMLKPSIDSLLKKVPSKYSLVILASKRAHELDEGMDPTLDSFESVKNVGRALEEINTGKLINDPHPEEKRERIQLAREEKKKIHEQEQKDLEEKISHENTIK; encoded by the coding sequence ATGATGTTAAAACCATCGATTGATTCATTATTAAAAAAAGTGCCTTCCAAGTATTCACTTGTTATTCTAGCAAGTAAGAGGGCACATGAACTGGATGAGGGAATGGATCCAACTCTTGATTCTTTTGAATCTGTAAAAAATGTTGGTCGTGCTTTAGAAGAAATTAATACAGGTAAATTGATAAATGATCCACACCCAGAAGAAAAACGCGAACGTATCCAATTAGCTAGAGAAGAAAAGAAAAAAATTCATGAACAAGAACAAAAAGACTTAGAAGAAAAAATAAGTCATGAAAATACAATTAAATAA
- a CDS encoding proline racemase family protein, with protein sequence MKISRMIAAIDTHTSGEAARLIIGGITKFPGKTMAEKKAYLEKKSDHLRKILMYEPRGHKDMFGAFITEPVNEEADYGIIFMDAGGYLNMCGHNTIAAMTTAVEQGWVKVAKDDREVTVVQDTPAGVVHGKVQLDGEQSVISVSFENVPAFLYKKDIEVNVPGIGKLIVDISFGGSFFVLLPAKSVDLNIEPKNSEKFSKIGLKIRNAVNEQIEIQHPTLKHINQVDLVEFYGSAVSSDANYQNVVVFGDGQVDRSPCGTGTCAKLATLYGKGQMNIGESFIYESILQTKFKGQIIKETMVDNYKAIIPCITGSAYITGFNTFLVNPKDPLKDGFILG encoded by the coding sequence ATGAAAATCTCAAGAATGATTGCAGCAATTGATACTCACACGTCTGGCGAAGCGGCACGATTAATCATTGGAGGCATTACCAAATTTCCTGGTAAAACCATGGCTGAGAAAAAAGCATATCTAGAAAAAAAAAGTGATCATTTACGTAAGATTTTGATGTATGAACCACGTGGACATAAGGATATGTTTGGTGCTTTTATTACAGAACCGGTTAATGAAGAGGCAGATTATGGAATTATTTTTATGGATGCAGGTGGTTATTTAAATATGTGTGGTCATAATACTATTGCAGCAATGACTACAGCGGTTGAACAAGGTTGGGTAAAGGTAGCTAAAGATGATAGAGAAGTAACAGTCGTACAAGATACACCCGCAGGGGTTGTTCATGGGAAGGTACAATTAGACGGAGAGCAATCTGTGATTTCTGTTTCCTTTGAAAATGTTCCTGCTTTTCTTTATAAAAAAGATATTGAAGTAAATGTACCTGGAATTGGCAAATTAATCGTTGATATTTCATTTGGAGGTAGTTTCTTTGTATTATTACCTGCTAAATCAGTAGATTTAAATATTGAACCTAAAAATTCAGAGAAATTCAGTAAAATTGGATTAAAGATTCGGAATGCTGTTAATGAGCAGATTGAAATTCAGCATCCAACTTTGAAACATATTAATCAGGTAGATTTAGTAGAATTTTATGGTTCGGCAGTTAGTTCAGATGCTAATTATCAAAATGTTGTTGTTTTTGGTGATGGACAAGTGGATCGTTCTCCTTGTGGAACAGGTACCTGTGCAAAATTAGCTACATTGTATGGAAAGGGACAAATGAATATAGGAGAATCATTTATTTATGAAAGTATCTTACAAACAAAGTTTAAGGGACAAATTATAAAAGAGACTATGGTGGATAATTACAAAGCAATTATTCCTTGTATTACTGGTTCAGCTTATATTACTGGTTTTAACACATTTTTAGTTAATCCGAAAGATCCCTTAAAAGATGGATTTATTCTGGGATAA
- a CDS encoding sulfite exporter TauE/SafE family protein, protein MVLVLLIIFILLAIIFGYFLLKDILANKNNLGSGNWIISIIIGFITDFLDTLGIGSFAPTTMLLNFTKQLNQDRLLPGTLNVAHSIPVLLEAILLIQVVKVSPVTLFSLIIAAILGSWVGSYTVAKLPEKFVQFWMGWALIATAVLMACKQLGLLDMLGTGNTATSLVCVKLVIGIIGNFIFGGLMTIGVGLYAPCMAMVYMLGLNPLVAFPVMMGSCAGLMPVASINFIKAGTYSRKVSLGITIGGIVGIIIAVNFLKGLNIDILSWIIVVVIIYTGFTYIQKSRKLTA, encoded by the coding sequence ATGGTTTTAGTATTATTAATAATTTTTATTTTATTAGCGATTATATTTGGTTATTTTCTACTTAAAGATATATTGGCAAATAAAAATAATTTAGGTAGCGGAAATTGGATTATTTCAATCATTATTGGTTTTATTACAGATTTTTTGGATACATTAGGAATTGGTAGTTTTGCTCCAACAACAATGTTATTGAATTTTACAAAACAACTAAATCAGGATCGTTTATTACCAGGAACGTTGAATGTTGCTCATTCTATTCCTGTTTTACTTGAAGCAATTTTACTTATTCAAGTGGTAAAAGTTTCACCTGTTACCTTATTCAGTTTAATTATAGCAGCAATTCTCGGTTCTTGGGTTGGTTCTTATACAGTAGCTAAACTTCCAGAAAAATTTGTCCAATTTTGGATGGGATGGGCATTAATTGCTACAGCAGTACTAATGGCTTGTAAGCAATTAGGGTTATTAGACATGTTAGGTACAGGAAATACAGCGACCTCTTTGGTTTGCGTAAAATTAGTAATTGGCATTATAGGTAATTTTATTTTTGGTGGTTTGATGACGATTGGCGTAGGACTTTATGCACCTTGTATGGCTATGGTTTATATGTTGGGGCTGAATCCATTGGTTGCTTTTCCTGTTATGATGGGATCATGTGCAGGGTTAATGCCTGTTGCTAGCATCAATTTTATCAAGGCAGGAACCTATTCTAGAAAGGTAAGCCTAGGAATAACTATTGGAGGAATTGTTGGAATAATTATTGCTGTAAATTTTCTTAAAGGACTAAATATAGATATACTATCATGGATTATTGTAGTAGTAATTATTTACACTGGTTTTACTTATATTCAAAAAAGCCGTAAGCTAACTGCTTAA